A genomic region of Phenylobacterium parvum contains the following coding sequences:
- a CDS encoding aldo/keto reductase: MQLRRLGNSGLKVSLIGLGCNNFGMRIDQAQTRMVVDAALDAGINFFDTADIYGGSKSEVFLGEALKGRRERAVLATKFANPMGDGAYLRGGARRYIVKAVEDSLKRLHTDHIDLYQMHVPDPDTPIEETLRALDDLVRAGKVLYIGNSNFTGWQIADADWTSRTGGLERFVSAQNNFSLLERGVEREVLPACEGFGLGLLPYFPLASGFLTGKYHRGEPPRQGTRLAAWGKRGEAALNDRNFDRLEALEHWAEQRGRRILDLAFAWLLGHGAVSSVIAGATSPEQVQANARCAEWILTPEEVEEVRALVA; the protein is encoded by the coding sequence ATGCAGCTCAGACGACTTGGAAACAGCGGGCTCAAGGTCAGCCTCATCGGCCTGGGCTGCAACAACTTCGGCATGCGCATCGACCAGGCCCAGACGCGGATGGTCGTGGACGCCGCCCTGGACGCCGGCATCAACTTCTTCGACACCGCCGACATCTACGGCGGCTCCAAGTCCGAGGTCTTCCTCGGAGAGGCGCTGAAGGGCCGTCGTGAGAGGGCGGTCCTGGCCACAAAGTTCGCCAACCCGATGGGCGACGGCGCCTATTTGCGCGGCGGCGCCCGCCGCTACATCGTCAAGGCGGTGGAGGACAGCCTCAAGCGCCTGCACACCGACCACATCGACCTCTACCAGATGCACGTACCCGACCCGGACACCCCCATCGAGGAGACCCTCCGGGCCCTCGATGACCTCGTCCGCGCCGGCAAGGTGCTCTACATCGGCAACTCCAACTTCACGGGCTGGCAGATCGCCGACGCCGACTGGACCTCGCGGACCGGCGGGCTGGAGCGCTTCGTCTCGGCCCAGAACAATTTCAGCCTTCTGGAACGGGGCGTGGAGCGTGAGGTCCTGCCCGCCTGCGAAGGGTTCGGCCTGGGCCTACTGCCCTACTTCCCCCTCGCCAGCGGCTTCCTGACCGGCAAGTACCATCGCGGCGAGCCGCCCCGGCAGGGCACCCGCCTGGCCGCCTGGGGCAAGCGAGGCGAGGCGGCCCTGAACGACCGCAACTTCGACCGGCTCGAGGCCCTTGAGCACTGGGCGGAGCAGCGGGGACGCCGGATCCTTGACCTGGCCTTTGCCTGGCTGCTGGGCCATGGGGCTGTCAGTTCGGTGATCGCCGGGGCGACCAGCCCTGAACAGGTGCAGGCCAACGCCCGCTGCGCGGAATGGATCCTGACCCCCGAGGAGGTCGAGGAAGTCCGGGCCC